The Sorex araneus isolate mSorAra2 chromosome 9, mSorAra2.pri, whole genome shotgun sequence genomic interval GGCAGCGAGCATTTAATATCTTTTGTACGCCTACACAGCCAGGGCCAAAGTGGTCCAGGGATTCTCCAATCACAGACAGGATCTTCTGAGTGGCAATTCTTTCTGAAGGAACATTTTTCACTTGAAATTCCATCAGAAAATTTCCTGAGGTCTTCGGAGCACCTAATCTTTCAATTTCATCTAGATCcaaaaacatgtctagatcacaaCCTAATTTCCCAAAACCATTCACCGAAGAGCCAAAGGGTCTGATTGTGCATTCTGGGAAATAGGCAGCCGAGATGTCTTCGATGAGCGAGCAGGTAAGGTACCGGAGCTTAGTGTTCTCCTCCGTGAGCTGGAACTCCCTTAGGAGTGTGTGCAGCTGATCATCTACCTAGACTTTCTGCACAGCAAAGTAATTCAAAAAGCTTCTTGTTTGATGGTGGGGACTGATTACTACACTGGACACTTGGCTGTTCAGATGTCTGGCTCGAGGAACTTTTCAACTTTAAATTGAAGAAACGCGATCGGAATGGAATTGCAGCCTCTGTGCCCAGGCTGGGAGTACGAGTTACACTCTGCAAAGAAGCTACACTCTCCTTCTGACAAAACTCTACAACAGCATAAAGACCAAAGCTTTCATAAAAGAAGTGATTATTAATAGATCCATGTTgggataaatatttaagaaactttttttcaCTAAGTTTATTTGGGCAGTGTATTAAAACAGTGCGCTGTGCCtgttcctgtctttctttctgtaacTCAGAGAATCTCTTCTTGGGAGTGCCATCTTCAGAACCTGTCTCCACGCTCGCCGAGGGCTCCTCTTCTCTCCTGGCGTCCGTGGCCACAGTCCCTGGGTAACTGAGAAGCCTGTGGACGGGGCGTGGGATGTGacctctctgagcacagaggggcAAGCGGCCCAACAGCCCCACGCCGAGCACCGCCCGCTGTAATATTTTTTAAGGCACTGATAATGCAAGATTATCACAATGGAGGCAAATTACCTCTATTTCTTGGAGGCAAATTCAAGAACCAGGGGAGACCCTTGCAGATGGGCAGGTAAATAGTTGTTAGAAGAAAAGTTTGGAATCATTGCTGATATAGAAAACAGATGTCGAGCAGGCAGTCACTATGTTGAAGGCACCGGCATCCtttgttctttgtttattttactcTCTTAAAATCCTCTGCTGAGTCTTCTGAGTTGGTGCAACTTTGTCTCCCCTCTCAGTGAGAAATGCCATTTCCAATCTACCCTCCCCCCATTTGCTGCTCAAGCCTCCCTATTTGCCCTCCCAATTGTTCTAACCTTTAAGGAAAAAATACTCCTTCCCAGATCTTTGAGCAATTGATACTCATCCAACTTCTCTTCCCAGCATATCAAAAAAACTACCCAGACCAAACATTTCCCAGCTGCCGAAATCCTCCCCAATATGAACTCTTTCAAAATCCCTCTTAACAATTGCAAAATATTGACCTCTAATTTTCAGTCGCCTGAAGATAAGAACTGACCACATAATCATTTCCCAACAACTGTAGTTGCCCTGGCCAGCAACTCTGAAAAGATAGGTTTGCCCTACTCCCTTTCAGAAACTGCAACCATCTCTCTTTTTCTAGATCTTCCTAGATGAGAGCAAAGAAGCACCCACAATCCTAcaacagagaagagaaaggactTTTAATATATCTCAATAATTGTCAAAATCCATCATTGAGCTTATAGTGGCAATGAAACACTTGGAATGAATGTGTGCACTTCCAAAATGCCTTACATACATGTCTAAAACCTTCAAGCTGAAATATTATAGTGGGAAACCAGTTTCATCTATCATATATCTTCTAGAAAAATGTATTCAGAGGTTAATACCGGTGTTCCAGTAAAGTAATGGGGAGAGGAAAAGCAGACATGAAGGATCAAGGTCAGAGAGGGTGAGGGTATGTATAGGAGGAGCAGAAATTATCATGATCTGTCAAACCAAAGTTGTCTTAATTAACTGGATAAGGAAGACTCTAACAAGTAACAGTTTCAAAAAAAGATTAGGAATTTAGTTTTGAtaaatttgatattatttatttgtttttatttatgagtttatttgtatttatttatgagtttgatattatttatttggactggagtgatagcacagggggtagggtgtttgccttgcacgaggctgacccaggtttgattccttcatccctctcggagagcccggcaagctactgagagtatcccacccatgcagagcctggcaagctacctatggtgtattcagtatgccaaaaacagtaacaccatatggagacgttactgtgcctgctcaagcaatttgatgaacaacggggttgacagtgcaacagtgcattatttatttgatattatttatttgaagttatttatttatgtccAGTGcgacataaataaataacatcaaataaataatatttatattattataatatttatagatgtccctattattataatatttataaatctatGATAATACTTATAGATCTATGATAATATTTATAGatctataataatatttatagatgTCTGGGGGAAATTCTGCATATACAGTTTAAATGGCCTCATTTAcacttaattccttttttttttctttttgggtcacacctggtgatgcacaggggttactcctggctttgcactcaggaattactcctggcagtgcttaggggaccatatgggatgctgggaatcgaacctgggtcggccgcgtgcaaggcaaatgccctacctgctgtgctatcactctagccctacaCTTAATTCTTAAAGAACACTTTCCAAATTTAGTCACATTCTGAGGTCCTAGGGAGTAGGACTTTAATATATGAACAATTTATTCCTTAACAATGTGAATAATGGgaaccagagatatagtagagTTAGTAaggcagcttgccttgcatgctgctgacccaggtttgatccctcgcaccccAAACCAgccccaagtgcagaaccaggaattagtcctgggcAATACTGGAGTGTTGCCCAAagtcaacaacaaaacaaacccaatgtGGCTAATACTACTTGTAGGGAACATTGTATTGTATTTAAGTCATGTGTTCTTTGTTAAGTATACAAACTAATACATAACCAAAGTTCTGATTGCTCCCCCTTGTCTTccatttgttgctgttgttgtgatTCTAATGACCAGGGATCATATATAGTTGTGGTGCTCGTAGTCAGTCATGGTACTTGCTTCAAGTTTGCATACATCAGTTTTAGTTTTTGTACACATAATTCACAAGTATTTCACTCTATTAGTTATGATGATCTCACACATTCTGCTGTAATGCTTGGTAGGAACTTTTGTGGCACTCACGTAGGTGTTTATTAGGAAGCGGGAATAGGGCGGGTCACATAACTTATCATACtgctcacacatcttttagtTGTGCTCGCCAAGGATAGCAcaccagaaactataaaaatttacttcaaaaaaatcacAATACTTATAGCAGTTGCAATTATAATTAAACCTCCGTTATTGCAAACCCACAGCGATTTCTCCAAGATTCAACTATTTGCAGAAGTGAATGAAACAAAGGCTAGGGgtcacggggccggagcgatagcacagcaggtagggcgtttgccttgcacgcggccgacccgggtttgatccctggcatcccatatggtcccccaagcaccgccaggagtaattcctgagtgcaaagccaggagtaacccctgagcatcgctgggtgtgacccaaaaagcaaaaaaaaaaaaaaaaggctagggGTCAGAAAAACAGGTTGGCCTTGCTCATGCCCGACCCACATTTGACCcgtggcaccctgtatggttccaaaagcccctccaggagtgatccttgactgcagagccaggagtaaaaccctgagcactgctggatgtgcccccccaccTCAAGAAAAACAAGTAAGGTAAGCAGGGTTGTCATCTTTCAATTTATTCTTGCCATTGGGGCGGGCAGTTGTTTTAAATTCACTCAGTAAAAAGATTTCCCAGGGCTCAGCTAGCCTCAGAGCCCTCACTTCTCAGGCAATGGACCAAACTGAGAGACTGCTGTGGATACCTTTTCAATGTTATATTTAGGACTGTGAGAGCACCTTTGAATCTCCTGGGTCCATAATGAGAGCAAGTCTGCAGATCTTTTAATTATTCCATCTCCAGGAGCCCTTTAAGCatatttaagaaacagaaacagaaattttgGGTGTCCAGGTAAGTGTTGTCAATGTTAATATTCAAAATCATGCTTAAATGAGGCAGAAATAAGGTGCTTGTGCATGTATGTCCATCAATGGGCTAAAAACCCCACCACGCCTTGCATATCCCATTCCATCAAAGCTAAGAGAGGCAGGCCTCCAGAGATTACAAAGAGGGTGGTTAGAAGTGGAGTAAAAGTACACATGGGACTCACCAAGAACATATTCCACTTTACTCTGCTCTCCCTTTAGTTGTTTTTGCATCCAGATTAACCCTGTTTTATAGTGAAAATAACTGGTTGCTTTGTTTGAAGTTAATGGTGCTGACAGGGAGCCAATCTGTAGCAGACCCTTCAGGAGAATCCTTTCCTGAGGCCCAGGGCACAGTCAACCTAGACATTTTCCAGGCAGACAAGGCCAGAGAAGAGGAAGAATTATAGAGTGATccatctcatatgtgggatatagagaaacatagaaggaaaaaaattatttatcagtGGTGACAGGACCCTAAGCATCAACCCACAGAAGAGTTTGCTGAGGGAGTGAGATAGAGAAGTAGGAGGAGTCTCTGACACCTAGTGTTGGATGCGGTTCAGGAACATTGAAGAcatgaaactttattattaacagtattgtaaatcacatttcctaaatacatttttgaaaagaaaatctaaGGGAGATGGGAAAGGAGTTTGCAGAAATATTGCAGAGACTCCTTTAAGGCAATCTTCACTCCTTTTTCTTCCAAGGCACACTAGCTCTGTGATTTGCTTTCACTGATCACCAGGCCATGATCCTTTGCCAAGTGCTCTAAGGCAAGCAGGCACAGGAGGCTCACAGATACTCAGATGGTTTTCACCTAGAAGATAGGCTCCATGTCCCCTCCCAATGACTGACTTAGGAATGCCTGACTGAAGAACACAGTGAAGAACTGGCCAGCTGAATCAATGGGCTGAatacatgctttgaatgcaggagaattgaattttatccctgacactgcatcaTCCTCTGAGCAGGGAGTCCCCCTGGGCAATGCTTGGGCAATAttgggagaagaagaaggaggaggatgagaaggacGATGAGGGAagaggagtaggaggaagaggaggaagaagaggatgaggaggatgagaagagatggagaaggaggaggaggaggaggaggaaaaggaggaggaggaataggagaagaaagaggaagaggtagGAGATGAATTGgatgagaagaagaaggaggaggaggaggaggatgagaagaaagaagaagaagaagaagaagaagaagaagaagaagaagaagaagaagaagaagaagaagaagaagaagaagaagaagaagaagaagaaggaggaggaggaggaggaggaggaggaggaggaggaggaggaggaggaggagggagaggaagaggaggaggaggaggaatatgtgagtatagcaggtaaggtgcataGCCTtggacacaactgacccaggtttgatcacatGAACCCCTGACTCCATCAGAAGAAagtcctgagtgagccaggagtaagccctgagcaccacagggtgtaacacaacacctaaaaataaaaaagaagagaatacaATGAAAAGAAATCTCGTCCATTTGGGATCCAGGTCTTAAGACCAGGACAATTTATACTTCCTACTCATAGAACTTGCTTGGGGGAAGCTCAGTTACATACAAACTTCAGGTACAACTACCCTGAAGTTTTGTTGCTATGAGTACGTTCAAAGTGGCCACCTGGAGGGACTGCAGGAAGAGGTCATATATAAAGCTTCAGACCTTCCAACTCTGTGTCAGGCATCTGAATGAAGTAGCTTAAAGCTGAGCACAAAACCCCTCAAAGGTGTACAGCTTGTCTGGCTTGGGAGAGCCGAATGCCAAGGTAAATATGAAGGTGTTGGTACATCTCTGCCTTGAAAGCAGACTTGAGCATGGTAAACCAAGCCTTTGGAAAGACAAGAACACTGTCTAGCATATAGGGGAAGACTCTGTAAACACTTACTTTTGTTATATCTCCTGTGCCTGCATTTTCTGCAATCCTGCTGCATGTATGGGCTGGTGATGCGATTCTGAGCCTtcaaactggattttttttttttaatctggataCCATAAACAGGGAGAAGTGAAGACTAAAACTagcctctttttatttctttacttcatccCCTCACTTCATTTAATTGGTGTTACTGTTGTGATCATGGGAGGAGGTTAGTACTAGTTGTGTACTGGTTGCTCATGGGGGTTGCAGCTCAGGCGGTGGCATTTGTGTTGGTAGACCTTTCTAGTTGTCGTGCCCAGATCCTGTGTTATGACAGTGCTCACAGACATCTGGCTGCTATTTGCCCATAAATCTCTGGTATCACTAAGGGTTATAAAGAACCAAACTGCCAGGACTGCACAAACCAAAAAGTTGCCCAAACTGCCCTGGTAATGTGCAGGAAGCACCAGGGATATTGAACTGGCAGCCtcaagcttgcaaggcaaacactctagccACTGAACCAACTCTCCTCATTTCTTAAGAGTTATTATTTATTACAGCCACATTTCCTTTAATTATCAATCTTATTAATAACATCTGCTATTTTAGCATACTTTGAGAGTGATCATAGACAAAATCTGAAGATATGTGTTAGACAAAACTATTAAGCAAGGGTTCCAGAGAGATAAATAGTAAAGCAGgtgtggcatttgccttacatgtgactgatctgggtttgatctccaacaccccatacagtcccctgagcacttccaggagtgac includes:
- the LOC101555588 gene encoding LOW QUALITY PROTEIN: poly(A) RNA polymerase, mitochondrial-like (The sequence of the model RefSeq protein was modified relative to this genomic sequence to represent the inferred CDS: deleted 1 base in 1 codon) — translated: MVQGGGCVRDLKDIGDWYNRDLHNRRAVLGVGLLGRLPLCAQRGHIPRPVHRLLSYPGTVATDARREEEPSASVETGSEDGTPKKRFSELQKERQEQAQRTVLIHCPNKLSEKKFLKYLSQHGSINNHFFYESFGLYAVVEFCQKESVASLQSVTRTPSLGTEAAIPFRSRFFNLKLKSSSSQTSEQPSVQCSNQSPPSNKKLFELLCCAESLVDDQLHTLLREFQLTEENTKLRYLTCSLIEDISAAYFPECTIRPFGSSVNGFGKLGCDLDMFLDLDEIERLGAPKTSGNFLMEFQVKNVPSERIATQKILSVIGESLDHFGPGCVGVQKILNARCPLVRFLHQASGFQCDLTTNNRIALKSSELLYIYGALDSRVRPLVFSIRYWARAHSLTSSIPGAWITNFSLTMMVIFFLQRRSPPVLPTLDYLKTLADAEDKCIIEGHNCTFICDLNKITPSKNTETLELLLREFFEYFGNFAFNKHSINIRQGREQNKPESSPLHIQNPFETSLNISKNVSQSQLQKFVDLARESAWILHQEGKDCPSPSGNQPWGLAALLLPSMASNMSLAKKKKKPASERIKSLLESIKSTKSTENSTVTSGKRTVSTQA